One window of Medicago truncatula cultivar Jemalong A17 chromosome 2, MtrunA17r5.0-ANR, whole genome shotgun sequence genomic DNA carries:
- the LOC11426616 gene encoding uncharacterized protein isoform X4 produces the protein MAAEQAFNPSESENHCCAELKKKYSKLQESRNALREAVRLLEGTVNNFQAQNANLKTVSAAYQEELARAKIEKEKNLKELNAKVSLENEVSALKSEITALQQKCGTGAQEENGDVKSLKADIYDRDKEIERLKKLVEKEKKRADSEKKVAVNEKKKAAEASKLLEAEKKVSLDKGMQLSKIEAEKAEEYRLQKVRLEKEVGETKMKLASELSKFEEAIKRVETEKQKLLVEKRNAESKMKKAQVQAEVEKQKAAREKRRADEEQVKVEEQKRLAKEAKHLADQRSLELLKDKKVIDDLKQRIHELSSPRKHNEISGVSPNVNAESDKIHFLKSSLELEKLRAKHAREKLKHERKKFEHERMKFKYEESCRNILQHELHRLKLDFIQNYNHLNMLDASFSPVAGSIHGLAKSQNKPSMQKPEVTTQLCSLGMPQMHSSVENELSKPCSIRIGACDSLRKSMQSPPLLAISEGNYTEPITGIGSKLEPLIGSSNRTSIQYAVNSSTASFSDAHLMGSQERGALQVTTSPKSAEENFNARSSMLKPSDRSVIGHDGIRNRISDTIECVANLSSEENDRPHKKRKKSHREKAGTSVETEDPKAVVYEDADGFRQTTRPALCTQTTQACREKIFDASNNFDEIYNGNVMKLLVLENAVDEERYSIAMNAPLSPLCFPETETFALDNMEPFQNEVLHTDLLDQRDSSPSTICDVIDVEMNSNVQKFDAITIPCNEHRAKQAVQTDVKLQNTHSLENLRDTFLVETETGSIHHQLPNFGLIVSDREDNSCISRTLLAARNCIARCSLDTQTEWAVGSILSAVDMEEISIQNEKHSVLLTLLLFNFTMTAMKFGGGNLLLCLSSYAEHICRVMTDADTRVLLLEKFSLLGLLRLFEDFLIEGKVILKNVVPTETSSDSNLRNDSFLDGIDTLCANEATNEQLVAASIILASLCAATDYIGFISEASYNILRLCRCDSFVVLTILHIFANLGGRTYFNSCSYGLMVTVLKSLVMFIEGGSVSVTTSCLPAINQLHTDLCSNVKCPFSEGAESIDVVTSLLLENIKKHPFQQEEQFDSSNFRSLSDNYNNGQCSNQDVVPCQLSDILSLLELVANKMSWQWTNTKLVSQLLHVLDSCAMENAAVAIIVLLGQLGRLGVDVGGYEDHGVENLRTKLLSYLCNSSMKAHTSLQIATATALFGLLPLDLESLSQTEFSLPAYPSKSISDDAGSLRKWFSGLGEHQKILLYSILRPTE, from the exons ATGGCGGCAGAACAAGCATTCAATCCTTCTGAATCGGAAAATCACTGTTGCGCTGAG ttGAAGAAAAAGTATTCCAAGCTTCAAGAATCACGAAATGCTCTACGTGAAGCTGTTAGGTTACTTGAAGGAACGGTGAATAATTTCCAAGCTCAAAATGCTAATCTCAAAACAG TTTCTGCAGCATACCAGGAAGAATTAGCGAGagcgaaaattgaaaaagagaaaaatcttAAAGAACTCAATGCTAAGGTTTCTTTAGAGAATGAAGTTTCTGCCTTAAAATCTGAGATCACTGCATTGCAGCAGAAATGTGGCACAGGTGCTCAGGAAGAAAATGGGGACGTGAAGTCTTTGAAAGCCGATATATATGACAGGGATAAGGAAATTGAAAGATTGAAGAAACTTgtggagaaagaaaagaaaagggctGATTCTGAGAAGAAGGTTGCCGTGAATGAAAAAAAGAAGGCTGCTGAAGCTAGTAAGTTATTGGAAGCAGAGAAGAAAGTTTCTTTGGATAAGGGGATGCAGCTTTCCAAAATCGAAGCAGAGAAGGCTGAGGAGTATAGGCTTCAGAAAGTTCGCTTGGAGAAAGAAGTTGGTGAAACAAAAATGAAGCTGGCTTCTGAGTTGTCAAAGTTTGAAGAGGCAATCAAAAGAGTTGAAACTGAAAAACAGAAGCTCTTAGTGGAGAAAAGGAATGCAGAGTCAAAGATGAAAAAAGCTCAAGTGCAGGCAGAGGTTGAAAAACAGAAGGCTGCTAGGGAAAAGCGGCGTGCAGATGAGGAGCAAGTTAAAGTAGAAGAGCAGAAGAGGCTCGCCAAGGAGGCAAAGCATCTTGCTGATCAGAGGTCTCTGGAATTATTGAAGGATAAGAAGGTAATCGATGATTTGAAGCAGAGGATACATGAACTTTCATCACCAAGAAAACATAATGAAATATCTGGAGTATCCCCTAATGTGAATGCTGAAAGTGATAAAATACACTTTCTGAAAAGCAGTTTAGAGCTTGAAAAATTACGTGCAAAGCATGCTAGGGAAAAGTTAAAACACGAAAGGAAGAAGTTTGAGCATGAAAGGATGAagtttaaatatgaagaaagtTGTCGTAACATTTTACAGCATGAATTGCACCGTTTAAAGCTTGATTTTATTCAAAACTACAATCACCTCAATATGCTGGATGCATCCTTTTCACCTGTCGCTGGAAGTATACATGGACTAGCTAAG TCTCAGAATAAGCCAAGCATGCAGAAACCTGAAGTCACGACTCAACTCTGCAGTCTAGGTATGCCTCAAATGCACAGCTCTGTTGAAAATGAACTTTCAAAGCCTTGCAGCATAAGGATTGGTGCATGCGATTCTTTAAGGAAAAGCATGCAGAGTCCTCCACTTCTTGCTATATCTGAAGGGAATTATACTGAACCCATTACAGGTATTGGTTCTAAATTGGAGCCTCTCATAGGAAGCTCAAACAGAACATCGATACAGTATGCAGTAAATTCTAGTACAGCATCTTTTTCTGATGCACACTTGATGGGCTCACAGGAAAGGGGTGCTTTGCAAGTTACCACATCACCAAAATCAGCTGAGGAGAACTTCAATGCAAGATCAAGCATGTTGAAACCATCTGACAGATCAGTTATTGGTCATGATGGAATAAGGAATAGGATTTCTGATACAATTGAATGTGTTGCAAATTTGTCTTCTGAGG AGAATGACAGGCCCcataagaagagaaagaaatctCATAGGGAAAAAGCAGGTACTTCCGTGGAAACAGAAGATCCAAAAGCCGTAGTCTATGAGGATGCAGATGGCTTCAGACAAACTACCCGTCCTGCATTATGTACTCAAACTACTCAGGCATGCAGGGAGAAGATATTTGATGCCTCAAACAACTTTGATGAGATATATAATGGAAATGTTATGAAGTTGTTAGTCTTGGAAAATGCTGTTGATGAGGAACGCTATAGCATAGCGATGAATGCACCCTTGTCACCACTATGTTTTCCCGAGACTGAAACATTTGCTTTGGATAATATGGAGCCTTTTCAGAATGAAGTTCTCCACACTGACTTGTTGGACCAAAGAGATTCCTCTCCTTCAACTATATGTGATGTCATTGATGTTGAGATGAATTCCAACGTGCAGAAGTTTGATGCAATTACAATTCCTTGTAATGAACACAGGGCAAAGCAGGCTGTACAAACTGATGTGAAGTTGCAGAACACTCATTCTTTGGAAAATTTAAGGGATACATTTCTGGTGGAGACTGAAACTGGATCTATACACCATCAACTTCCTAATTTTGGTCTCATAGTATCGGATAGGGAGGATAATAGTTGCATATCTAGGACACTTCTTGCTGCAAGAAATTGTATTGCACGGTGCAGTTTGGATACTCAAACTGAATGGGCAGTTGGTAGCATTCTGTCTGCAGTTGACATGGAAGAAATATCCATACAAAA TGAGAAGCATTCTGTGTTGTTGACGCTTTTGCTGTTCAACTTCACCATGACTGCAATGAAGTTTGGTGGTGGCAACCTACTCCTTTGCTTGAGTTCTTATGCTGAACACATTTGTAGAG TTATGACTGATGCAGACACAAGAGTtttgcttttagaaaaattttcATTGCTGGGGCTGCTCCGCCTTTTTGAAGACTTTCTTATAGAAGGaaaagttattttgaaaaatgttgtaCCTACTGAGACCTCATCTGATAGTAATTTGAGAAACGATAGTTTTCTGGATGGCATAGACACACTATGTGCTAATGAAGCTACAAATGAGCAGCTGGTAGCGGCGAGTATTATACTAGCATCATTATGTGCTGCAACCGATTATATTGGATTTATTTCTGAGGCATCATATAATATTCTTAGGCTCTGCAGATGTGATTCGTTTGTGGTGCTAACTATTCTTCACATTTTTGCTAATCTGGGTGGAAGAACGTATTTTAACTCGTGCAGTTATGGCTTGATGGTGACTGTCTTGAAATCTCTAGTTATGTTTATTGAGGGAGGGAGTGTATCTGTCACTACTTCTTGTCTTCCAGCAATAAATCAGCTGCATACTGATCTATGTTCTAATGTTAAATGCCCTTTCTCAGAAGGTGCCGAGTCCATTGATGTTGTTACATCATTGCTCttagaaaatatcaagaagCATCCATTTCAGCAAGAAGAACAGTTTGATTCGTCCAATTTCAGATCCCTTTCAGACAATTATAATAATGGACAGTGCTCTAATCAGGATGTGGTTCCATGCCAACTTAGTGACATTCTCTCATTGTTGGAGCTTGTTGCAAacaaaatg AGCTGGCAGTGGACCAACACCAAACTTGTTTCTCAGCTGCTTCATGTACTGGACTCTTGTGCTATGGAGAACGCCGCGGTTGCTATCATTGTTCTTCTTGGTCAGCTTGGAAG
- the LOC11426616 gene encoding uncharacterized protein isoform X2, with the protein MAAEQAFNPSESENHCCAELKKKYSKLQESRNALREAVRLLEGTVNNFQAQNANLKTAYQEELARAKIEKEKNLKELNAKVSLENEVSALKSEITALQQKCGTGAQEENGDVKSLKADIYDRDKEIERLKKLVEKEKKRADSEKKVAVNEKKKAAEASKLLEAEKKVSLDKGMQLSKIEAEKAEEYRLQKVRLEKEVGETKMKLASELSKFEEAIKRVETEKQKLLVEKRNAESKMKKAQVQAEVEKQKAAREKRRADEEQVKVEEQKRLAKEAKHLADQRSLELLKDKKVIDDLKQRIHELSSPRKHNEISGVSPNVNAESDKIHFLKSSLELEKLRAKHAREKLKHERKKFEHERMKFKYEESCRNILQHELHRLKLDFIQNYNHLNMLDASFSPVAGSIHGLAKSQNKPSMQKPEVTTQLCSLGMPQMHSSVENELSKPCSIRIGACDSLRKSMQSPPLLAISEGNYTEPITGIGSKLEPLIGSSNRTSIQYAVNSSTASFSDAHLMGSQERGALQVTTSPKSAEENFNARSSMLKPSDRSVIGHDGIRNRISDTIECVANLSSEGKKLNMQLEDKLSDLCGLLYDKMNEPVEGGREMVTNHRDNLHAENDRPHKKRKKSHREKAGTSVETEDPKAVVYEDADGFRQTTRPALCTQTTQACREKIFDASNNFDEIYNGNVMKLLVLENAVDEERYSIAMNAPLSPLCFPETETFALDNMEPFQNEVLHTDLLDQRDSSPSTICDVIDVEMNSNVQKFDAITIPCNEHRAKQAVQTDVKLQNTHSLENLRDTFLVETETGSIHHQLPNFGLIVSDREDNSCISRTLLAARNCIARCSLDTQTEWAVGSILSAVDMEEISIQNEKHSVLLTLLLFNFTMTAMKFGGGNLLLCLSSYAEHICRVMTDADTRVLLLEKFSLLGLLRLFEDFLIEGKVILKNVVPTETSSDSNLRNDSFLDGIDTLCANEATNEQLVAASIILASLCAATDYIGFISEASYNILRLCRCDSFVVLTILHIFANLGGRTYFNSCSYGLMVTVLKSLVMFIEGGSVSVTTSCLPAINQLHTDLCSNVKCPFSEGAESIDVVTSLLLENIKKHPFQQEEQFDSSNFRSLSDNYNNGQCSNQDVVPCQLSDILSLLELVANKMSWQWTNTKLVSQLLHVLDSCAMENAAVAIIVLLGQLGRLGVDVGGYEDHGVENLRTKLLSYLCNSSMKAHTSLQIATATALFGLLPLDLESLSQTEFSLPAYPSKSISDDAGSLRKWFSGLGEHQKILLYSILRPTE; encoded by the exons ATGGCGGCAGAACAAGCATTCAATCCTTCTGAATCGGAAAATCACTGTTGCGCTGAG ttGAAGAAAAAGTATTCCAAGCTTCAAGAATCACGAAATGCTCTACGTGAAGCTGTTAGGTTACTTGAAGGAACGGTGAATAATTTCCAAGCTCAAAATGCTAATCTCAAAACAG CATACCAGGAAGAATTAGCGAGagcgaaaattgaaaaagagaaaaatcttAAAGAACTCAATGCTAAGGTTTCTTTAGAGAATGAAGTTTCTGCCTTAAAATCTGAGATCACTGCATTGCAGCAGAAATGTGGCACAGGTGCTCAGGAAGAAAATGGGGACGTGAAGTCTTTGAAAGCCGATATATATGACAGGGATAAGGAAATTGAAAGATTGAAGAAACTTgtggagaaagaaaagaaaagggctGATTCTGAGAAGAAGGTTGCCGTGAATGAAAAAAAGAAGGCTGCTGAAGCTAGTAAGTTATTGGAAGCAGAGAAGAAAGTTTCTTTGGATAAGGGGATGCAGCTTTCCAAAATCGAAGCAGAGAAGGCTGAGGAGTATAGGCTTCAGAAAGTTCGCTTGGAGAAAGAAGTTGGTGAAACAAAAATGAAGCTGGCTTCTGAGTTGTCAAAGTTTGAAGAGGCAATCAAAAGAGTTGAAACTGAAAAACAGAAGCTCTTAGTGGAGAAAAGGAATGCAGAGTCAAAGATGAAAAAAGCTCAAGTGCAGGCAGAGGTTGAAAAACAGAAGGCTGCTAGGGAAAAGCGGCGTGCAGATGAGGAGCAAGTTAAAGTAGAAGAGCAGAAGAGGCTCGCCAAGGAGGCAAAGCATCTTGCTGATCAGAGGTCTCTGGAATTATTGAAGGATAAGAAGGTAATCGATGATTTGAAGCAGAGGATACATGAACTTTCATCACCAAGAAAACATAATGAAATATCTGGAGTATCCCCTAATGTGAATGCTGAAAGTGATAAAATACACTTTCTGAAAAGCAGTTTAGAGCTTGAAAAATTACGTGCAAAGCATGCTAGGGAAAAGTTAAAACACGAAAGGAAGAAGTTTGAGCATGAAAGGATGAagtttaaatatgaagaaagtTGTCGTAACATTTTACAGCATGAATTGCACCGTTTAAAGCTTGATTTTATTCAAAACTACAATCACCTCAATATGCTGGATGCATCCTTTTCACCTGTCGCTGGAAGTATACATGGACTAGCTAAG TCTCAGAATAAGCCAAGCATGCAGAAACCTGAAGTCACGACTCAACTCTGCAGTCTAGGTATGCCTCAAATGCACAGCTCTGTTGAAAATGAACTTTCAAAGCCTTGCAGCATAAGGATTGGTGCATGCGATTCTTTAAGGAAAAGCATGCAGAGTCCTCCACTTCTTGCTATATCTGAAGGGAATTATACTGAACCCATTACAGGTATTGGTTCTAAATTGGAGCCTCTCATAGGAAGCTCAAACAGAACATCGATACAGTATGCAGTAAATTCTAGTACAGCATCTTTTTCTGATGCACACTTGATGGGCTCACAGGAAAGGGGTGCTTTGCAAGTTACCACATCACCAAAATCAGCTGAGGAGAACTTCAATGCAAGATCAAGCATGTTGAAACCATCTGACAGATCAGTTATTGGTCATGATGGAATAAGGAATAGGATTTCTGATACAATTGAATGTGTTGCAAATTTGTCTTCTGAGGGTAAGAAGTTAAACATGCAGCTAGAAGATAAGCTCTCTGACTTATGTGGTTTATTGTATGACAAAATGAACGAACCCGTTGAAGGAGGGAGAGAGATGGTTACTAATCATAGGGACAATCTACATGCAGAGAATGACAGGCCCcataagaagagaaagaaatctCATAGGGAAAAAGCAGGTACTTCCGTGGAAACAGAAGATCCAAAAGCCGTAGTCTATGAGGATGCAGATGGCTTCAGACAAACTACCCGTCCTGCATTATGTACTCAAACTACTCAGGCATGCAGGGAGAAGATATTTGATGCCTCAAACAACTTTGATGAGATATATAATGGAAATGTTATGAAGTTGTTAGTCTTGGAAAATGCTGTTGATGAGGAACGCTATAGCATAGCGATGAATGCACCCTTGTCACCACTATGTTTTCCCGAGACTGAAACATTTGCTTTGGATAATATGGAGCCTTTTCAGAATGAAGTTCTCCACACTGACTTGTTGGACCAAAGAGATTCCTCTCCTTCAACTATATGTGATGTCATTGATGTTGAGATGAATTCCAACGTGCAGAAGTTTGATGCAATTACAATTCCTTGTAATGAACACAGGGCAAAGCAGGCTGTACAAACTGATGTGAAGTTGCAGAACACTCATTCTTTGGAAAATTTAAGGGATACATTTCTGGTGGAGACTGAAACTGGATCTATACACCATCAACTTCCTAATTTTGGTCTCATAGTATCGGATAGGGAGGATAATAGTTGCATATCTAGGACACTTCTTGCTGCAAGAAATTGTATTGCACGGTGCAGTTTGGATACTCAAACTGAATGGGCAGTTGGTAGCATTCTGTCTGCAGTTGACATGGAAGAAATATCCATACAAAA TGAGAAGCATTCTGTGTTGTTGACGCTTTTGCTGTTCAACTTCACCATGACTGCAATGAAGTTTGGTGGTGGCAACCTACTCCTTTGCTTGAGTTCTTATGCTGAACACATTTGTAGAG TTATGACTGATGCAGACACAAGAGTtttgcttttagaaaaattttcATTGCTGGGGCTGCTCCGCCTTTTTGAAGACTTTCTTATAGAAGGaaaagttattttgaaaaatgttgtaCCTACTGAGACCTCATCTGATAGTAATTTGAGAAACGATAGTTTTCTGGATGGCATAGACACACTATGTGCTAATGAAGCTACAAATGAGCAGCTGGTAGCGGCGAGTATTATACTAGCATCATTATGTGCTGCAACCGATTATATTGGATTTATTTCTGAGGCATCATATAATATTCTTAGGCTCTGCAGATGTGATTCGTTTGTGGTGCTAACTATTCTTCACATTTTTGCTAATCTGGGTGGAAGAACGTATTTTAACTCGTGCAGTTATGGCTTGATGGTGACTGTCTTGAAATCTCTAGTTATGTTTATTGAGGGAGGGAGTGTATCTGTCACTACTTCTTGTCTTCCAGCAATAAATCAGCTGCATACTGATCTATGTTCTAATGTTAAATGCCCTTTCTCAGAAGGTGCCGAGTCCATTGATGTTGTTACATCATTGCTCttagaaaatatcaagaagCATCCATTTCAGCAAGAAGAACAGTTTGATTCGTCCAATTTCAGATCCCTTTCAGACAATTATAATAATGGACAGTGCTCTAATCAGGATGTGGTTCCATGCCAACTTAGTGACATTCTCTCATTGTTGGAGCTTGTTGCAAacaaaatg AGCTGGCAGTGGACCAACACCAAACTTGTTTCTCAGCTGCTTCATGTACTGGACTCTTGTGCTATGGAGAACGCCGCGGTTGCTATCATTGTTCTTCTTGGTCAGCTTGGAAG
- the LOC11426616 gene encoding uncharacterized protein isoform X6, protein MAAEQAFNPSESENHCCAELKKKYSKLQESRNALREAVRLLEGTVNNFQAQNANLKTVSAAYQEELARAKIEKEKNLKELNAKVSLENEVSALKSEITALQQKCGTGAQEENGDVKSLKADIYDRDKEIERLKKLVEKEKKRADSEKKVAVNEKKKAAEASKLLEAEKKVSLDKGMQLSKIEAEKAEEYRLQKVRLEKEVGETKMKLASELSKFEEAIKRVETEKQKLLVEKRNAESKMKKAQVQAEVEKQKAAREKRRADEEQVKVEEQKRLAKEAKHLADQRSLELLKDKKVIDDLKQRIHELSSPRKHNEISGVSPNVNAESDKIHFLKSSLELEKLRAKHAREKLKHERKKFEHERMKFKYEESCRNILQHELHRLKLDFIQNYNHLNMLDASFSPVAGSIHGLAKSQNKPSMQKPEVTTQLCSLGMPQMHSSVENELSKPCSIRIGACDSLRKSMQSPPLLAISEGNYTEPITGIGSKLEPLIGSSNRTSIQYAVNSSTASFSDAHLMGSQERGALQVTTSPKSAEENFNARSSMLKPSDRSVIGHDGIRNRISDTIECVANLSSEENDRPHKKRKKSHREKAVVYEDADGFRQTTRPALCTQTTQACREKIFDASNNFDEIYNGNVMKLLVLENAVDEERYSIAMNAPLSPLCFPETETFALDNMEPFQNEVLHTDLLDQRDSSPSTICDVIDVEMNSNVQKFDAITIPCNEHRAKQAVQTDVKLQNTHSLENLRDTFLVETETGSIHHQLPNFGLIVSDREDNSCISRTLLAARNCIARCSLDTQTEWAVGSILSAVDMEEISIQNEKHSVLLTLLLFNFTMTAMKFGGGNLLLCLSSYAEHICRVMTDADTRVLLLEKFSLLGLLRLFEDFLIEGKVILKNVVPTETSSDSNLRNDSFLDGIDTLCANEATNEQLVAASIILASLCAATDYIGFISEASYNILRLCRCDSFVVLTILHIFANLGGRTYFNSCSYGLMVTVLKSLVMFIEGGSVSVTTSCLPAINQLHTDLCSNVKCPFSEGAESIDVVTSLLLENIKKHPFQQEEQFDSSNFRSLSDNYNNGQCSNQDVVPCQLSDILSLLELVANKMSWQWTNTKLVSQLLHVLDSCAMENAAVAIIVLLGQLGRLGVDVGGYEDHGVENLRTKLLSYLCNSSMKAHTSLQIATATALFGLLPLDLESLSQTEFSLPAYPSKSISDDAGSLRKWFSGLGEHQKILLYSILRPTE, encoded by the exons ATGGCGGCAGAACAAGCATTCAATCCTTCTGAATCGGAAAATCACTGTTGCGCTGAG ttGAAGAAAAAGTATTCCAAGCTTCAAGAATCACGAAATGCTCTACGTGAAGCTGTTAGGTTACTTGAAGGAACGGTGAATAATTTCCAAGCTCAAAATGCTAATCTCAAAACAG TTTCTGCAGCATACCAGGAAGAATTAGCGAGagcgaaaattgaaaaagagaaaaatcttAAAGAACTCAATGCTAAGGTTTCTTTAGAGAATGAAGTTTCTGCCTTAAAATCTGAGATCACTGCATTGCAGCAGAAATGTGGCACAGGTGCTCAGGAAGAAAATGGGGACGTGAAGTCTTTGAAAGCCGATATATATGACAGGGATAAGGAAATTGAAAGATTGAAGAAACTTgtggagaaagaaaagaaaagggctGATTCTGAGAAGAAGGTTGCCGTGAATGAAAAAAAGAAGGCTGCTGAAGCTAGTAAGTTATTGGAAGCAGAGAAGAAAGTTTCTTTGGATAAGGGGATGCAGCTTTCCAAAATCGAAGCAGAGAAGGCTGAGGAGTATAGGCTTCAGAAAGTTCGCTTGGAGAAAGAAGTTGGTGAAACAAAAATGAAGCTGGCTTCTGAGTTGTCAAAGTTTGAAGAGGCAATCAAAAGAGTTGAAACTGAAAAACAGAAGCTCTTAGTGGAGAAAAGGAATGCAGAGTCAAAGATGAAAAAAGCTCAAGTGCAGGCAGAGGTTGAAAAACAGAAGGCTGCTAGGGAAAAGCGGCGTGCAGATGAGGAGCAAGTTAAAGTAGAAGAGCAGAAGAGGCTCGCCAAGGAGGCAAAGCATCTTGCTGATCAGAGGTCTCTGGAATTATTGAAGGATAAGAAGGTAATCGATGATTTGAAGCAGAGGATACATGAACTTTCATCACCAAGAAAACATAATGAAATATCTGGAGTATCCCCTAATGTGAATGCTGAAAGTGATAAAATACACTTTCTGAAAAGCAGTTTAGAGCTTGAAAAATTACGTGCAAAGCATGCTAGGGAAAAGTTAAAACACGAAAGGAAGAAGTTTGAGCATGAAAGGATGAagtttaaatatgaagaaagtTGTCGTAACATTTTACAGCATGAATTGCACCGTTTAAAGCTTGATTTTATTCAAAACTACAATCACCTCAATATGCTGGATGCATCCTTTTCACCTGTCGCTGGAAGTATACATGGACTAGCTAAG TCTCAGAATAAGCCAAGCATGCAGAAACCTGAAGTCACGACTCAACTCTGCAGTCTAGGTATGCCTCAAATGCACAGCTCTGTTGAAAATGAACTTTCAAAGCCTTGCAGCATAAGGATTGGTGCATGCGATTCTTTAAGGAAAAGCATGCAGAGTCCTCCACTTCTTGCTATATCTGAAGGGAATTATACTGAACCCATTACAGGTATTGGTTCTAAATTGGAGCCTCTCATAGGAAGCTCAAACAGAACATCGATACAGTATGCAGTAAATTCTAGTACAGCATCTTTTTCTGATGCACACTTGATGGGCTCACAGGAAAGGGGTGCTTTGCAAGTTACCACATCACCAAAATCAGCTGAGGAGAACTTCAATGCAAGATCAAGCATGTTGAAACCATCTGACAGATCAGTTATTGGTCATGATGGAATAAGGAATAGGATTTCTGATACAATTGAATGTGTTGCAAATTTGTCTTCTGAGG AGAATGACAGGCCCcataagaagagaaagaaatctCATAGGGA AAAAGCCGTAGTCTATGAGGATGCAGATGGCTTCAGACAAACTACCCGTCCTGCATTATGTACTCAAACTACTCAGGCATGCAGGGAGAAGATATTTGATGCCTCAAACAACTTTGATGAGATATATAATGGAAATGTTATGAAGTTGTTAGTCTTGGAAAATGCTGTTGATGAGGAACGCTATAGCATAGCGATGAATGCACCCTTGTCACCACTATGTTTTCCCGAGACTGAAACATTTGCTTTGGATAATATGGAGCCTTTTCAGAATGAAGTTCTCCACACTGACTTGTTGGACCAAAGAGATTCCTCTCCTTCAACTATATGTGATGTCATTGATGTTGAGATGAATTCCAACGTGCAGAAGTTTGATGCAATTACAATTCCTTGTAATGAACACAGGGCAAAGCAGGCTGTACAAACTGATGTGAAGTTGCAGAACACTCATTCTTTGGAAAATTTAAGGGATACATTTCTGGTGGAGACTGAAACTGGATCTATACACCATCAACTTCCTAATTTTGGTCTCATAGTATCGGATAGGGAGGATAATAGTTGCATATCTAGGACACTTCTTGCTGCAAGAAATTGTATTGCACGGTGCAGTTTGGATACTCAAACTGAATGGGCAGTTGGTAGCATTCTGTCTGCAGTTGACATGGAAGAAATATCCATACAAAA TGAGAAGCATTCTGTGTTGTTGACGCTTTTGCTGTTCAACTTCACCATGACTGCAATGAAGTTTGGTGGTGGCAACCTACTCCTTTGCTTGAGTTCTTATGCTGAACACATTTGTAGAG TTATGACTGATGCAGACACAAGAGTtttgcttttagaaaaattttcATTGCTGGGGCTGCTCCGCCTTTTTGAAGACTTTCTTATAGAAGGaaaagttattttgaaaaatgttgtaCCTACTGAGACCTCATCTGATAGTAATTTGAGAAACGATAGTTTTCTGGATGGCATAGACACACTATGTGCTAATGAAGCTACAAATGAGCAGCTGGTAGCGGCGAGTATTATACTAGCATCATTATGTGCTGCAACCGATTATATTGGATTTATTTCTGAGGCATCATATAATATTCTTAGGCTCTGCAGATGTGATTCGTTTGTGGTGCTAACTATTCTTCACATTTTTGCTAATCTGGGTGGAAGAACGTATTTTAACTCGTGCAGTTATGGCTTGATGGTGACTGTCTTGAAATCTCTAGTTATGTTTATTGAGGGAGGGAGTGTATCTGTCACTACTTCTTGTCTTCCAGCAATAAATCAGCTGCATACTGATCTATGTTCTAATGTTAAATGCCCTTTCTCAGAAGGTGCCGAGTCCATTGATGTTGTTACATCATTGCTCttagaaaatatcaagaagCATCCATTTCAGCAAGAAGAACAGTTTGATTCGTCCAATTTCAGATCCCTTTCAGACAATTATAATAATGGACAGTGCTCTAATCAGGATGTGGTTCCATGCCAACTTAGTGACATTCTCTCATTGTTGGAGCTTGTTGCAAacaaaatg AGCTGGCAGTGGACCAACACCAAACTTGTTTCTCAGCTGCTTCATGTACTGGACTCTTGTGCTATGGAGAACGCCGCGGTTGCTATCATTGTTCTTCTTGGTCAGCTTGGAAG